Genomic DNA from Trichoderma asperellum chromosome 5, complete sequence:
TAACATCGGAGGTCCGCTCATGGCACTGATTCCAGTCGGGGCAGCAGCGCCCTGAGGAGGCAGTACCGGCTTCCGACCTGTAGAAGAGAGGTGGAATTCTCCAGGCTTTCCCGTAATGGGGATCTCGTCAATGTATTCTCCTCCATATCGTAGGTGGATCAGCAATGATTCCTCGGCGACTCTGTCCATGGAAGGGGCGTCGTgctttgttgctgttgtagGGGCTGATTTGCCGGCTTCGTCGAGCACTGGTTTCTCCTCTTGCGGTTTGGCTGGGGTGGTGGTAGATTGGCTTGCGGGGAGATGGTATACGTGGCCTGTGGATGGACGCCATTTGCGGGCTGCTTCGGCGGCTGGTAAAGCTTTTGCAATGGCCGAAGATATTGTCATCTAGGAGCAAAGTCAGTCATTCATTCTTTAACGGGCGTTTTCCCACGAGTACTGAGCAGGTTCTCTGGCTCTTTCACATACAATTCTGGCTGCCAGAATATCCGCCAACGTGGGAGCCATGTAAATATTCTCCCCTACAACAAAAAACGAGGCATGGACCGTGatttcgtcgtcgtcttggtATCGCTTCCGCCTCGTCTGCTTGCGAATGACCCAAACGCCAGTTCCCATGCCAGGACCCGTCTCGGCAGGCTCCTCTCCCACGATGAATTCCAAGCCCGACATTGTTTTGAGACGCGTTTCAAAGGCCTCACGTGTTTGGATGTAGTGGTACATGGCCATGTTGTTCATTGCCTGGGCCATGATGACGGCGTTGTTGGAGGTGCGCTCGAAGAAGGGCGATTCGGCGAAGTAGAAGAGGATTGTGTTGGAGTGGAGGCCGCCCATCTGGGCTACGATCTGGGGGGAGCGCCATTGGATCTCGTCGAGAGGAGGGTCGTTTGGATTCGACATTTCGAAGCTGGCTGTGCTGGTGTTGATGTTGcgggagagagaagatgatggatgatgtgAGGTACCTAAGCTTGCAGAGTGGGTTGGCGCTGTAAAGAAGCGCTACCCAGTGTGGAGTATCGATTACGGCGGGCCCTTCGCGTTCTGCCGTCAATTTGATTCTTCATCATAACCAAGACCTTTCACGACGACTCTATTCTGCCTCTCTCCAACATGGTGGCGAGTCAGTAGAACTATCAATAATTTACGTCTCAAATTCATTCTCGCAGTTTTTACTCTCATATTCTAGACGACACCGATCATGGATCTTCTCTCGACCATCCGAAAAACCGGCTCGAGAGGTGGCGTCAACTTCAGCTGGGACGAAGTTGCCAACTCCAGCCATCGCGAAAACTACCTCGGCCACAGTCTCAAAGCTCCAGTTGGAAGATGGGCAAAGGGCAGAGATCTGAACTGGTACGCCAAATCTGAGGCCACCGCGGCGTCATCGAACGAGACAGACGAAGAGCGCCAGGACCGAGAACAAAAGGAGGAACTGCGCAAGATCAAAGAGGCGGAGGAAGACGCAATGGCCAAAGCATTGGGCCTGCCGCCTCCAGTTAGGAATACGTCTGGAGCCAATGCGGTGGAAGTTGAACCGAAGCGACAAGTCGGCCCTGCGAGCGGACCGCCGAGAGAGGGTAGCAGAGATGATGCAAAACCAGAGAGATCAAGACGACATGGGGACGACAGAAGAGAACGAAGACGACACaggagcagaagcagagacagAAGCAGGAGCCCTGACCGGCGCCGCGACAGAGACCGTCGGCGACGCAGCCCTGATCGTGCCGAGGGACGAGACGAACGAAATCGCGACCGGGATCGGGATCGCGATCGCCGACAGCGTCGAGATCGTGAAAGAAGTCGAAGCAGAGATCGGAGAGACGACAGACGTGATGATGGGAGAAATGAGAGGCGAGACGAGCGACGGCAGAGAGATAGGAGCAGGCAGCGACACCGTTCGCGATCAAGGGAGCGCAGACGACGGAGTCCTGGAGCAAATTCTCGCCGCGATGATTAATGCGGCCATTTCCATTCATTAATCTTCAAGAAGATTGTTATATAGATGTGCATTTCTCGAGTATTTTacaacttataaataatgaGCAAAGATACCCATATCAAATACTAAGATGCTACAAAAACTACATGATACATCTCATATCATAATAGTGCTACTACCAACTGCGCACCTTGCTTTCTAATAGTATCTGTTTGACGTATGTTGCAAACCGGGAACCTGTTCCGTTCCACATCTGCAAGTGCCAGGCAGCATGCCAACGGTTTGCTGCAGTAACTTCCATGCTAACGGGGTCCTCCGTGTTTGTACTTCTGCGCCAGTCGGCTCCCTAGCCGAAAATCCTTTAGCGCATTTGGCCGCTATAACATTATTTGCACGGGGTCTTGACACGTGCAGTTGTAGCGGCGAGTCGCAACGTAAGCTCCCGAGTAGCATCACTGCCTTAGATTTCGTACTCTCAAAACAATCTCCCTCCAACAAACGATGCGGGCATCCGGCTCTGCGCATAGGGGCTTAGTCTGATTCTGtatctttctctcctttatTTGCCTTTGTTTATTTGCCGTGGATCATTCGGTTCGTTTTATTAGCATCAGTAACGCCGCCTGGCTTTGTTGGGTTCATTTAGCGAGCGTCTCCAAACCTCGGTTGGGTCAGCTTGTCCCTTTAACGTACAAGACTGGGATTCCCCTTTACGACACACTCGCTACTGCGTAACGAAGGACAGCAACATGTACTTTTGAATCTAAAAGTCGAATACGATCACTGCCCGTCTCCAACCATGGCGATGGATTATTCGAGCCTCCGGGCAGCCGCTCTGCGAGAcggcgaagacgaagaggctGTTACCGTCGATACCCGCGCTCTGATCGACAAAGTACTGGCTCGATATTCGGGAGAGTGGACAACTCTGCGAGAGCTCATACAGAACGCCGCCGATGCGCAAGCCACGACTGTCTCGATCAAGTGGGAGACGCATCCGTCGACAAGCGTTCCTCTTCCCAGCAATGCGAACCGATCCGAGTTGCTGAAGCACACGATAGCCAACCATACGCTGCGGCGACTGGTTGTCCAGAACGATGGCCAGCCTTTCACAAAGACTGACTGGGGGCGCCTCAAGAGAATCGCCGAAGGAAACCCCGACGAAACCAAGATTGGAGCGTTTGGCGTTGGCTTCTACAGCGTCTTTGCCGATTGCGAGGAACCCTTTGTTAGCTCTGGAAGCGAGGCCATGGCTTTCTACTGGAAGGGAAACTCTCTGTTTACAAAGAAGTCACATCTGCCTGAAGATAAATCATCGCCCTATACTGCGTTTGTGCTAGACTATAGAAATACGACGACTCCCATGCCGAATCTGCTGTCTATAAGCCAGTTTCTGGCCACGAGTCTGACGTTCGTTgcgttggagaagatggagtttTGGATAGACGATCATCTGATTTTGTCTCTTCACAAGAAGACATCGCCAAGTGTTGACCTGACCTTGCCTCGTGACCTAGAATCTCGGACAAAGGACAACATCATGAAAGTAGCAAGTGTAGGTCGTACAAGCACTCAGATTGACGCATCTTTCATGAATGCGGTTGGATGGAAgccgcaagcagcagcatctacgACGAAATCCTCAGACTCGTATGGTTCAAACGATGCGCCCTCACTCAAGTCCTTCTTTGCCAGATTCACCGCAACTGCATCAAATAGCAGTCTCCTGAAGACTAAGCAGCAGGCAGAAGAGAGCCAGGCACAGACAAAGATTACCGAAGATGTTACCAAATTGAACACCGCCACAATATTCCTTAGAGCTACCACTGCCAGTATCAAGACTCACgtatcctcttctttttcggcTGAGCTTGAGCGTGCTACCAAGAAGCCTCCTCCAAAAACTACAAAGATATCTATTCTCACCACGTCATATGACGAGGCTGAAGCTTCCAATAGCTCATCGACTGAAAGCGGCGCTTTTGCCAAAGCAATAGACGTATTTGCTTCTGTGCTTCCAAGCAAAAAGCCGGGCGGCCGTATCTTTATCGGCTTCCCTACCATGCAGACTACAGGCGCCGGCATGCATATTTCCGCTCCCTCTGTAATCCCCActgtggagagagaggccaTCGACTTGAATGCTCGCTGGGTTAGGACGTGGAATGTTGAACTACTTCGAGCCGCAGGTATCATAGCGAGAATAGCCTTTGCCAACGAGATGGACGACCTTGATCGCAGGATCCGACAATCATCTGAAGCTGGCAAGAAGATATCTGCCGAGATTGTTGACAAATTCATGCCCGAGGCGCTTCATACCCTGAAGACATTTACCTTTGTTGACTCTACGCCGAGCAGCCAGGTCGGCCAGATTATCGAAGAGGCTTTCTGGACCTGCTTTAAGAAGGCTTCTATCGAAGTGTACTCAAGCAGGGGTGTATTGCAAACATCACAAGTTCGGCTGGGCTCAGAAGAGTTGAGTTCATTCGTGGATAGCATTCCAATTGTGCCTCAAGAGATGAAGAACGCGCCATTTGTAAAGAAACTCATCGACTTTGGCCTCATTTCCCACATAACTGTAACAGATGTTAAACAGGAGTTGGAAGCCAAAGCTCTTACAAAATCCCAAGCCATCAACTTCATTAAATGGGCGGGAAAGAAGAGCTTAACCGGCGAGATTGACCCGGGAAGCAGAGCCGCTCTTATGGACGTCGCTGTTGCCACTCTCAGCGATGAAAACGACCAGGGTGAAATCGTGGCCCTGGGCAGCATAAGCAACTATCTCAGTCTCGCAAAGATTCCTGCAGGTATGCCTGTCCCTCCAACTACAGTGCCATTCGCTCTCATTGTGAATATCAGTGCTTCTGAGTTGGAAGCTCTTGGGTGGGAACCGCTGGAGATTGTACCATGGCTACGTTTCCTCATCGAAACTACGAACTCTAGGCCTGAGGAGGAGAGCGTCACTAGGTCGTCCAAATTTGCCGTTTCTGTTCTCACTGTTCTATCCAAAAACTGGGAGAATATGACTATGATTAGTAGGGGGACTGTGCTAAGCCTTATCCAACCAACCCCAATGATACCGACCAAGCTGGGTATGAAGAAACCAACGGAATCATTCTTCGCGTCTGTGAAGCTTTTTGACGATTTACCGGTCATCCAAGGCTGCGAGAAGGTAAAAGAGAAATTCCTGGCTGCCATTGGTGTACGAAAGACAGTTGACTTGGAGACCATTTTCACTCGTCTGCTCAATGCCTCGGGAGAGGATGGCCAAAAGAAATGGAGCCATATGGAGCTTATCAAGTACCTTGCCTCTGTCCAGAATGATATTCCTTCGGACGATCTTAAGAAATTGAAAGAATCCAGGATCTGTCCTGCTGAGGCAGGACCCAAGGGTATGGAGCCTACAAAGGCCACGACGAAGCTGTACAAGGTCTCAGAACTGTTTGAGCCCAAAGACTCTCTTCGATCCCTCCAACTGCCCATCATTCAGTGGCCCGGGCCTCCTGGCAGCTTTCGTCCAAGCAGCCCCGAGGCTCGCTTTCTGGCTGTCCTTGGCTTGCGGACTTTCCCCTCAGTTCCTGAGCTGGTGGACATGATGTCATCGAGCGATCAGGCCTTGAGAACTTCGGCTATGACCTACTTTATTGCTAATCATCATACGAATCGATATGCTGCTTTTGATCTCAGCGACTGCCGCAAACCCATTCTACCGCTCCAAGGAAGTACAAAGTTGGTTACGCCAGCCGCATGCTTTACGAATGAGAGAGCGTCGGTACTTGGATTTGAGATCCTGAGCCGAGATCTCCATGATCATGCCAACGTATGTATCCCTTCCATTCTCCTCAGAAATTCGTCATGTAATCTAACATAGTATATCAGAAATTCGGCGTTGCTCGAGACCCCCCTATGGTTGAGTGCGTGAACCGTCTGTTGGCTAACCCCCCAAAGAACTATCAGTCCGCTGTGACTCTCTTTAGCTATTTTGCCTCTCGAATTAGCGAGCTTGGAGAAAGTAGCCTTGTCAAGCTCCGAACTGCTGCAATTATCCCTGTGAACCGGTCCACCGGATCAGCAAAATCTGGCTCAAACACGTCTTATATCAGCCCATCGCGGGCATATTTGGGAACGTCTTCCACATATGGCGACATTTTCGACTTTGTGGACTTTGGCCAAGATGGGAATGCATTCTTGTTCAAATGCGGCGCGAAGAGTGAACCAACTAAAGTGGAGGTTGCATATATGACGTGCAACGAGCCGGCAAGGCTACTCAGCGTGTTACAGAGCCCTGAGAAGTATTTGGATCTGCTCAAATCTTTAGCGGAGTCTGCTTCGACCTTACAGCGCGACAAGGAGCTTTGGCGGAAAATGAAGAGCTGCTCGTGTCTTCTCGCTTACAAAGAACTCGTGGCACCGTCCAAGGGCGGTAGCAACGATttggacgaagaagaagctccgATCAAGCAGTATCAACTTGCCGCTGCTAACCAAATTGTGGTTTTGGACGACATTATTAGCTACCGACTCTTCAAAGAGTATTTGATTTGTGCTCCTGAGGAGGACATTCTCGAGACCTTTTATCTCAAACTTGGTGCGACGAGGCTTAGTAGCATAGTTCAAGAAGATGTGCGCATTGGGCCTCACACAGGACGACTGCCAATGGCTGAGTCGCTTAAAAAGCATGTTCTTGAAAGATCCAAGATTTTTTTGTACGAATATGCCAACTACCGCAGGGATGCTATCAAGCACGATGCGAAGTGGCTCGAGAAGAATCTTACAGTGGAAGTGGTTCGATCAGTGGCGCTTCGGCGCAGCTTGCAAGGCCACAGGCAAACGCATACCGAGAGGCGCTCTGCGGCTGCCACGTACACCAACCGAGCATGGGTATTGTATGTGGCTGACGACGGAAAGCCGGACATGTACCAGGTTGGTCAGGCTATCTGTCAAATGCTACTCGATAGACCAAACCAGCAAGCGTATCTATTCTTCGAACCCTTCCTCACCCTCGATCTTTACCAACTGAGGTCGCGTGGGTACAACGTTGACCGCATCCTTCGAGCAAAGGCCGCCGAGGCAAGAATCGCGGAAGAGGAAAGGCGCAAGGCgttggaagaagaacagaGACAGATTCGGGAAAGAGAGCAGAACTGGGCACAGCAATCCCAGTCTGATCGTTCCAAGAACCCGCAACTTCCACAGGCAGCCGAAGCTGCACGAGAGGCGCCTAAATCCCCAGCGTCTTCGCCTTCCATGCCGGGAGCATGGGACTCTCCTGAAGAGAGTGCACAGGATAAAACTGCCAATAACAGAAAAAGCAGAGGCCTATTTTCCAACCTTAGCCGTAGACTTGGATTTGATACCCAGGATGACGAGAAGAACGACTCCCGAGGACAGGTGGAGCAGTTTATGGGCAACAATTCCAACACCAACGCGGGCCCATCGTCGGGTGACGGGGCCGCTGGTAATGGGGATGGCCAAAAGGATGATGGCAAAGTCACGAACCCGGCCGTTGTGCAACAGAATCTGCTAAACGCAGTCAATGCAACCCGGGCGCACGGCTCCGACAGAGTCTTCTCAGAGCCTCAAGTCAACGAGGTCAAGGAACAGGCAACATATTGCGACAAGAAACCGGCTCAAAACATCAACTTTGTGGCTGAGGCTTCCAATGGCATGAAAGTCTTTGTGGCCAAGGATATGAGTGCCAATCCAGCAGCCTTTTTGTCGGCAAATCTAGCAGCAATCAACTCATTTGCATCGCTGCTTGTGGAAGTGGGCGCAGTTTACTCGTTGGCGCCAAAAGTGTTGCACATATTCTATGATGAGGCAGGCGGTACGATTGCGTTCAATACGGGTGGAAGCATCTTTTGCAACCTGCGCTTCTTCCTCCAGCTGCACGCGGCACAGGTTGATGTGCCAAACGGGGCTGGTAAAGCCGAGGCAGGGACTTGGTGGTGGGTTGTGATGGCCCACGAGTTGGCTCACAACTTGGTTTCGACTCACAACTCTGATCACAGTTATTACACGTATGTTATCTCCTTGACACAGCTTCGAATATATTACCAGTCGTTGACTAACAGTTTTGCAGTGAATCGTTTATCCAGCAGTATATGGGCAAGATGATGGCAAAGACTGCCCAGTGGACTCAGGGCGGTGCGTCCCGGTCAGCTGAGCTCCCTTCTCGACCTGCGCCAGAGAGGCAATCGGTTCCTTCAGAACCGCCGCCTTCGTATAGAGAAGCGCGGAATGCAGCCGACTACATGTTTGGCTAATGTCACGATTTGTATTGTGTGGGCGTTTTGATATTtgtctgtttctctttttctgggCGTTTGACCGATACAGCGAATGATAGATGAGCGATGTGAAAGTAGACAGCGTATAAGTCGCGATGACGGACGGAGATGGATTGATGGGCAATTGGTTCTTTAGAATGGCCTCTATAGACTACTCAGCTCTACCCTTTGCGATTAGATACATACCACGCAGTTTATGAGATGCCGACTATAGAGAACTGAACTGAACTCCTATCAGCAAGCTCGCCTGCTTGTTCAAACAAAAGTTCCATTCACATGTTGCTTACTCCAATTTAATTCGTTAGCCTCGATACTAAATCTTAAAAAAGCTGATTACCTAAGGCGATGCCGATTGTCGGCTGGTGTAGCTCGAGTTGCAAGTGAAAAACTTTCGACGCATTGGTTGTTGGTTACACTTGATCATTATCCCAGGCATCTGTGAAAAAATGGATCAATCGGAGGCGCAGGCTATTGACAGTTCTTCTGGCAGCGAGAAGGGCCTGAAcaacagcagaggcagcagagggTACGGCGGCCGCCTATATTTCCCCAAAGACTCCAGTTCCCGCTAACAAGGTGCTGCATCTGCAGGCGACGACCGAGCATCATCCTGCCCCCACGCGATGAGCGCGACCAGCCAGACGCAAAGCGCCGgcggagaaagaagaaggccgcccGGCGGGCGAAGAAGGACGACGTGGAcggcgacagcagcagcaacgtgAACACGGGCGCGGACACGACGCTGACCAAGACAACCGGCCCGCTCGTCGACTTTGAGGGCCTCAGCCGGCCCAGCTTTGGCAcgcagcagcgccgcaagGAGACGCccgaggcggcggcgctgcgcCTGGAGCGCATGAAGGGCGCCGTGACGACGCTGCTGGAGTGCGTGGGCGAGGACCCCCAGCGCGAGGGCCTGCTGGCGACGCCGCAGCGGTACGCAAAGGCCATGCTGGACTTCACCAAGGGCTACCAGGAGAACATCTCGGACATTGTCAACGGCGCCATCTTCCAGGAGGGCCACAACGAGATGGTGATTGTCAAGGACATTGACGTGTACTCGCTGTGCGAGCACCACCTGGTGCCCTTCATGGGCAAGATGCACATTGGCTACATCCCCAACAACGCCGTCATCGGCATCTCCAAGCTGCCGCGCATCGCCGAGATGTTTGCGCGCCGGCTGCAGATCCAGGAGCGCCTGACAAAGGACGTGGCAAATGCGATCTTCGAGGTGCTGGCGCCGCAGGGGGTGGGCGTCGTCATGGAGTCGTCGCACCTGTGCACGGTGATGAGGGGCGTGCAGAAGACGGGCAGCACGACGATTACGAGCTGCGTGCTGGGGTGTTTTGAGAGGCGGGAGAAGACGCGGAATGAGTTTCTGAGCTTGATTGGGGTGAATCgacggtgatggtggtgcgGATGGTGCTTGTACTATttgcttgggcttgggatTTTTTTGGGCTTTTGCTTGGGCGTGGGGTTTTGACTAATTggctatagctagctttgACTGTGTGATATTTAGAAGCTGCATGTTAATGAATTGctgatctttttttcttttttcttctggaaGGAGGTTCTTAtgtgttttgcttttttttttttttgtcttgacTTGTTAGTCGTTGGCTGAGACATGCTGGAACAGCGTACTAAGTAAGCATGTTTACTACTGGCCCAACGGGTGGGCTTGTtacttttagtttatttGACTATCTAATGCTGTCATATTTGAAATGCCATGGCTTTCAATTCACGCAAAATAACGGATTTGTCCGACATTCTCTAGGTCAGCTTGGGTTGAATAATTGTAGCTTCTATATATGGTTGCGATAGCTTGGTCCAAGTCTCTTGCTTTACAGTGCATGGGAGAGTTTCCCCAACTGCTTTGGCAACAAAACAGAGAAAGTATTAGAGCAAAGGAGATGAgagtataatataaataaacctaataattttttataataagattattattattcgaAACATAATCGTGAGTAGCATCAAGACTATTTGTTGTTGATCTCATTGCCCAGTACGCCAAGTCACATGCCTCTCCACGTGACTCCACCTCTCAATGGCGGGTCGTCCAACCTCATCATCCCAATTCCGATAGCCCAGGCATCACGGCCCATCCCAGCTCTCAAAACCGGCCAATTCTCCAACACCACCAGGGAAGACGCCAATCCCCGGACCCTCGATCTCTCCTCCTTTCAACACAGATCAAAATCTCCCACTCCATCCATCATGGTCCACCGCGTCGCTTTCTGGAGCTGCTTCGGTTCGtatctccctccccccccaCCGGGACAAAATCTCTCTTTGAAGCTATCCAAGCTAACcactctctttctctccccccACAGGCTTGGCCGTGCGCTTCTGGCAGGTCGGCATTGAGATGCGCCCCTTCTTCAACCGCTCCTCGCTGTGGGCGTACCCCGTCTATGCGCTCGGCGGAGCGAGCTTCGGACACTGGCTGCAGGGCGTGGACGACCGACAGACGGAGATGCTGGGCGAGCGAAAGAGGGCTttgttggagaagagggcgaggaagGCGCAGCGGGATGCTGAGAGGGGACAGGAGGCTTAAACgtttttgaaaaaaaaaaaaaaaagagtgttTTGAAGGAGgggatttttaataaaagggACATATATGGGATGGaaaggacaagaagagcGAAATATCCGAATTGTACATAAAGATGGGCTGGAGAGCGACGGAAGATTTCGGAATTgatcatcttttttttctgtcttggATTGATGGAAATGAGCAAGTTTGAGAGTCGTGGGCTGAGATGTGATGTTATGCGTCATTGGATTGGCTAGCTATCGGGTTCAATGCATTGAGAGGCTTCCAAAAACGCAtacatgcagatgcagatacACATGATACAGATCATTTGTCATGCTCACAGTTTCAGTATGAATTTCAAGATCACGAAttggtttctttctttctttctttatcctTTGCTTAATGCCTTGTTGGCTACAGCCTGCCTCATATTCCGTCATAAAtgcttctttatttttttgttttacttttacttttactattccTCTTACAGTTCCTCCAGTTTTCGCAAAATTGCAGGCACAGACTTGGCTGAACAGATACCCAGCTCCGTCACCACAGCCGAAATAGACTTATCCCTTGTCGTGTCAAACAGCAGCCTAAACTCCTCATCCGTGTTCCTCTCTGGATCAATCTCATTGTACGTGAGCGAATCTATCGACACACGCTCCGTGAAATTGATCGTCTCGCACAGCGAAGTCACCCGCATGCCCAAGTCAAAGGCAGCCGTTGCGACGTCGCAAGTGCCTGCTCGCGCGTACATGGCTCCGTTGCTAAACATGGCCTCTGCAGCGACGAGAACAGTAGTCGACTCCTGAAGGTTGGTGCGCAGGGCGCCAAAGTCGGGTGAGTAGATGACGGGGATGCCGGCAGCAGTCAGCTTCTTGACGTGGCCGAGACCGACTCTCTCAAACGGGTcgtcgacgaggatgacTTTGAATCGCTTGCCGTTGGCCTTGGCTTTGAGGAGGGCCCTCTCTACGAGGTGGTGGTGCGCATATGTGAGGATGACGTCGTCTTCGGCAATCATGTCGGCTGCCGTATTGACAATGACGAGATCAGCCAGGGTGATGCGCTCGTGGATGAAGCTGTCGATGGCTTCACACAGCAGCTTTTTGGCGTCAGAGTCGGCCATGTCGATATCAATCTTGCTGATCTGAAGCTTAAGCCACCTGATAGCGTTGCCCATGGAGAAGCACATGGGCCGACAGGCTGTGAGGTAGACAATTTGAGGGTTGAGAACGTGGGAGGTGAAGTGTCGAGAGAGGGTGGTTCCATGAGGTGTTGTGTATGAATCAATGACCTTGGGTTTTTTTGTTAGTTGACACACCAGTACTCAAGCCTCATATACTGTACAGCTATTTACCTTTTTGAAGGCCAAGAGGGTAGCCTCTAGCCGAGTGGTGCTATCACTGATGGCCATGGTGCTCATCTGctggcccagcagcagaacaGCAGGGTGGACGTCCTTGTCCGCATGGGTGATGTTGACGCCCTTTGCCATGGCCAGGTGGCTAAAGTAATCTGGAATCGTCGGCTTCACTTCCTTGGGCGCTGCTGGCACTGGTGCAGCCGATCGCGGCGCGGGAATCTTTCCATGCTGGGCTCCGGCCTGTGTTCCATCTTGTTTTGGCTTCGGTTTGCTGCCGCTCTT
This window encodes:
- a CDS encoding uncharacterized protein (BUSCO:EOG092D2VWC), which gives rise to MSNPNDPPLDEIQWRSPQIVAQMGGLHSNTILFYFAESPFFERTSNNAVIMAQAMNNMAMYHYIQTREAFETRLKTMSGLEFIVGEEPAETGPGMGTGVWVIRKQTRRKRYQDDDEITVHASFFVVGENIYMAPTLADILAARIMTISSAIAKALPAAEAARKWRPSTGHVYHLPASQSTTTPAKPQEEKPVLDEAGKSAPTTATKHDAPSMDRVAEESLLIHLRYGGEYIDEIPITGKPGEFHLSSTGRKPVLPPQGAAAPTGISAMSGPPMLNTKLDDKKDGKADKTPKSATMPKLKRKKSKMSPSVTPAATPAAS
- a CDS encoding uncharacterized protein (EggNog:ENOG41), which translates into the protein MDLLSTIRKTGSRGGVNFSWDEVANSSHRENYLGHSLKAPVGRWAKGRDLNWYAKSEATAASSNETDEERQDREQKEELRKIKEAEEDAMAKALGLPPPVRNTSGANAVEVEPKRQVGPASGPPREGSRDDAKPERSRRHGDDRRERRRHRSRSRDRSRSPDRRRDRDRRRRSPDRAEGRDERNRDRDRDRDRRQRRDRERSRSRDRRDDRRDDGRNERRDERRQRDRSRQRHRSRSRERRRRSPGANSRRDD
- a CDS encoding uncharacterized protein (EggNog:ENOG41), translated to MAMDYSSLRAAALRDGEDEEAVTVDTRALIDKVLARYSGEWTTLRELIQNAADAQATTVSIKWETHPSTSVPLPSNANRSELLKHTIANHTLRRLVVQNDGQPFTKTDWGRLKRIAEGNPDETKIGAFGVGFYSVFADCEEPFVSSGSEAMAFYWKGNSLFTKKSHLPEDKSSPYTAFVLDYRNTTTPMPNLLSISQFLATSLTFVALEKMEFWIDDHLILSLHKKTSPSVDLTLPRDLESRTKDNIMKVASVGRTSTQIDASFMNAVGWKPQAAASTTKSSDSYGSNDAPSLKSFFARFTATASNSSLLKTKQQAEESQAQTKITEDVTKLNTATIFLRATTASIKTHVSSSFSAELERATKKPPPKTTKISILTTSYDEAEASNSSSTESGAFAKAIDVFASVLPSKKPGGRIFIGFPTMQTTGAGMHISAPSVIPTVEREAIDLNARWVRTWNVELLRAAGIIARIAFANEMDDLDRRIRQSSEAGKKISAEIVDKFMPEALHTLKTFTFVDSTPSSQVGQIIEEAFWTCFKKASIEVYSSRGVLQTSQVRLGSEELSSFVDSIPIVPQEMKNAPFVKKLIDFGLISHITVTDVKQELEAKALTKSQAINFIKWAGKKSLTGEIDPGSRAALMDVAVATLSDENDQGEIVALGSISNYLSLAKIPAGMPVPPTTVPFALIVNISASELEALGWEPLEIVPWLRFLIETTNSRPEEESVTRSSKFAVSVLTVLSKNWENMTMISRGTVLSLIQPTPMIPTKLGMKKPTESFFASVKLFDDLPVIQGCEKVKEKFLAAIGVRKTVDLETIFTRLLNASGEDGQKKWSHMELIKYLASVQNDIPSDDLKKLKESRICPAEAGPKGMEPTKATTKLYKVSELFEPKDSLRSLQLPIIQWPGPPGSFRPSSPEARFLAVLGLRTFPSVPELVDMMSSSDQALRTSAMTYFIANHHTNRYAAFDLSDCRKPILPLQGSTKLVTPAACFTNERASVLGFEILSRDLHDHANKFGVARDPPMVECVNRLLANPPKNYQSAVTLFSYFASRISELGESSLVKLRTAAIIPVNRSTGSAKSGSNTSYISPSRAYLGTSSTYGDIFDFVDFGQDGNAFLFKCGAKSEPTKVEVAYMTCNEPARLLSVLQSPEKYLDLLKSLAESASTLQRDKELWRKMKSCSCLLAYKELVAPSKGGSNDLDEEEAPIKQYQLAAANQIVVLDDIISYRLFKEYLICAPEEDILETFYLKLGATRLSSIVQEDVRIGPHTGRLPMAESLKKHVLERSKIFLYEYANYRRDAIKHDAKWLEKNLTVEVVRSVALRRSLQGHRQTHTERRSAAATYTNRAWVLYVADDGKPDMYQVGQAICQMLLDRPNQQAYLFFEPFLTLDLYQLRSRGYNVDRILRAKAAEARIAEEERRKALEEEQRQIREREQNWAQQSQSDRSKNPQLPQAAEAAREAPKSPASSPSMPGAWDSPEESAQDKTANNRKSRGLFSNLSRRLGFDTQDDEKNDSRGQVEQFMGNNSNTNAGPSSGDGAAGNGDGQKDDGKVTNPAVVQQNLLNAVNATRAHGSDRVFSEPQVNEVKEQATYCDKKPAQNINFVAEASNGMKVFVAKDMSANPAAFLSANLAAINSFASLLVEVGAVYSLAPKVLHIFYDEAGGTIAFNTGGSIFCNLRFFLQLHAAQVDVPNGAGKAEAGTWWWVVMAHELAHNLVSTHNSDHSYYTESFIQQYMGKMMAKTAQWTQGGASRSAELPSRPAPERQSVPSEPPPSYREARNAADYMFG
- the GCH1_2 gene encoding GTP cyclohydrolase 1; this translates as MDQSEAQAIDSSSGSEKGLNNSRGSRGRRPSIILPPRDERDQPDAKRRRRKKKAARRAKKDDVDGDSSSNVNTGADTTLTKTTGPLVDFEGLSRPSFGTQQRRKETPEAAALRLERMKGAVTTLLECVGEDPQREGLLATPQRYAKAMLDFTKGYQENISDIVNGAIFQEGHNEMVIVKDIDVYSLCEHHLVPFMGKMHIGYIPNNAVIGISKLPRIAEMFARRLQIQERLTKDVANAIFEVLAPQGVGVVMESSHLCTVMRGVQKTGSTTITSCVLGCFERREKTRNEFLSLIGVNRR
- a CDS encoding uncharacterized protein (EggNog:ENOG41~TransMembrane:2 (i67-87o99-116i)), which translates into the protein MPLHVTPPLNGGSSNLIIPIPIAQASRPIPALKTGQFSNTTREDANPRTLDLSSFQHRSKSPTPSIMVHRVAFWSCFGLAVRFWQVGIEMRPFFNRSSLWAYPVYALGGASFGHWLQGVDDRQTEMLGERKRALLEKRARKAQRDAERGQEA